The following proteins are co-located in the Candidatus Deferrimicrobiaceae bacterium genome:
- a CDS encoding PLP-dependent aspartate aminotransferase family protein, giving the protein MKLGTRIIHTGKETDPYTGAATVPIYQVSTFRQEDPLRPGRYEYARGDNPTRDAVEHAVAVLEGGTTGAAFGSGMAAISSVLMLFAPGDHLVVTEDVYGGTYRALTTLFRGWGLETTFVDMADPGKVRAALRPNTRALFVESPSNPILKVTDLRAVAAIAKETGILSLIDNTFMTPYLQRPIEHGFDLVMHSATKFLGGHSDLLAGIVVTANEELGERVRFVQRAFGAILGPQDAFLLHRGIKTLAVRMDAQQRSAAIVAERLAATPGIARVYYPGLPGHPGRGTHAGQADGAGAVVSFELSDADSAVRFMKAVTLPLVAVSLGGVESILSYPATMSHASMPREERLKRGIRDSLVRLSVGLEDPEDLVDDLLQALGKA; this is encoded by the coding sequence ATGAAGCTCGGGACGCGCATCATCCATACCGGGAAGGAGACCGACCCGTACACCGGGGCCGCCACCGTGCCCATCTACCAGGTGTCCACGTTCCGGCAGGAGGATCCCCTCCGACCCGGCCGGTACGAGTATGCTCGCGGCGACAATCCCACGCGGGACGCGGTCGAGCATGCGGTCGCCGTGCTCGAGGGCGGGACGACGGGGGCGGCCTTCGGGTCCGGGATGGCGGCGATCTCGTCGGTGCTGATGCTGTTTGCGCCGGGCGACCACCTGGTCGTGACCGAGGACGTCTACGGGGGCACCTACCGGGCGCTGACCACCCTGTTCCGCGGGTGGGGTCTCGAGACCACCTTCGTCGACATGGCCGATCCCGGCAAGGTCCGGGCAGCGCTCAGGCCGAACACGCGGGCGCTGTTCGTGGAGAGCCCCTCGAACCCGATCCTGAAGGTCACCGATCTGCGGGCCGTCGCGGCGATCGCGAAGGAGACCGGCATCCTGTCGCTGATCGACAACACCTTCATGACGCCCTACCTCCAGCGCCCCATCGAACACGGATTCGACCTCGTGATGCACAGCGCGACGAAGTTCCTCGGCGGGCACAGCGACCTCCTGGCGGGAATCGTGGTGACCGCGAACGAAGAACTCGGGGAACGGGTCCGGTTCGTCCAGCGCGCGTTCGGCGCCATCCTGGGGCCCCAGGACGCCTTTTTGCTGCATCGCGGGATCAAGACGCTCGCGGTGCGGATGGACGCGCAGCAGCGCAGCGCTGCGATCGTCGCCGAACGGCTTGCCGCGACGCCCGGGATCGCGCGGGTATATTACCCGGGGCTCCCCGGGCATCCGGGGCGCGGGACCCACGCGGGCCAGGCCGACGGGGCCGGCGCGGTCGTCTCGTTCGAACTGTCCGACGCCGACAGCGCCGTCCGATTCATGAAGGCGGTCACGCTGCCGCTGGTCGCCGTCAGCCTGGGCGGCGTCGAGAGCATCCTGTCGTACCCCGCGACGATGTCGCACGCTTCGATGCCGCGGGAGGAAAGATTGAAGCGGGGCATCCGCGACAGCCTCGTTCGTCTTTCCGTCGGCCTCGAGGATCCGGAAGACCTGGTCGACGATCTGCTCCAGGCGCTCGGGAAGGCTTGA